In Methanobacterium paludis, the following proteins share a genomic window:
- a CDS encoding phosphate ABC transporter substrate-binding protein, giving the protein MKSKYIIGIVIALIVIVGAYMIFASSNQQKISIAGSTSVQPVAEKLAEAYMKEHPNVKITVQGGGSAVGITSAKQGTAQIGTSSSALKPAEAEGLNQTQIAKDGIVIVVNNANNLTSLTSAQVKSIFAGNVTDWSQIGGSSGSISVITREDGSGTRDAFQKLIMGGNGTSIIKSAIVQSSTEAILQSVKGNPDAIGYMSLASVTSDVKGLTIDGVAPSEQTVSDGTYKVQRPFLFLTKGTPTGVVKDFIDWTMSSEGQAIVKQAGATPMTS; this is encoded by the coding sequence ATGAAGTCAAAATATATAATAGGTATAGTAATAGCCCTAATCGTTATAGTGGGTGCGTATATGATTTTTGCGTCTTCAAATCAGCAGAAGATCTCAATAGCAGGATCAACATCTGTACAACCTGTTGCAGAAAAACTTGCTGAGGCTTACATGAAGGAACATCCAAATGTTAAGATAACTGTCCAAGGTGGAGGTTCTGCTGTTGGAATTACGAGTGCTAAACAGGGTACAGCACAAATTGGTACATCTTCATCAGCACTTAAACCTGCTGAAGCAGAGGGACTGAACCAGACTCAAATTGCAAAAGATGGTATTGTAATTGTGGTAAACAATGCTAACAATCTTACAAGCTTAACCAGTGCTCAAGTAAAATCTATATTTGCAGGTAATGTTACTGATTGGAGTCAGATTGGTGGAAGTAGCGGAAGTATAAGCGTTATAACCAGAGAAGACGGTTCAGGTACAAGAGATGCATTCCAAAAATTAATAATGGGTGGAAATGGAACCAGCATTATTAAATCAGCAATAGTACAAAGTTCAACAGAAGCCATACTACAATCAGTTAAAGGAAATCCGGATGCAATTGGTTACATGTCCTTAGCAAGTGTAACCAGTGATGTCAAAGGATTAACAATTGATGGTGTAGCTCCTTCAGAACAGACAGTTTCAGATGGTACATACAAGGTACAGAGACCATTCTTGTTCTTAACTAAAGGAACACCAACAGGTGTAGTTAAAGACTTCATAGATTGGACAATGAGTTCAGAGGGTCAGGCAATAGTTAAACAAGCCGGCGCAACTCCTATGACCTCGTAA
- a CDS encoding citryl-CoA lyase: MITEEVLRGMFKPRQSPWKTSITKVEPNRLTTRGHLQEDLIGNISFPEMIYLLIKGDMPSENQKKMLESVLVSFCDHGITPPSTQAARLMASAGSPVNACIAGGILAFGQNHAGAIEIAMKTLQESVKLSKMCNRTVNETAESIMTDFRSIGKKIPGYGHRYHTEDPRAKKLIKLAEKYGCYGKHLKLAVKIEEILFDNKGIKMNIDGANAAILSDMGLNWRFGPGIFIIGRVPGILAHVTEEMEIETPFRKMMELDEF, from the coding sequence ATGATAACAGAAGAAGTATTGAGGGGAATGTTCAAACCAAGGCAAAGCCCGTGGAAAACTTCCATAACCAAGGTAGAGCCCAACAGATTAACAACAAGAGGACACCTTCAGGAAGATTTGATTGGCAACATATCATTCCCTGAAATGATATATTTGCTTATAAAAGGGGATATGCCTTCAGAAAATCAAAAAAAGATGCTTGAATCCGTTCTGGTATCATTCTGCGACCATGGCATAACACCTCCCAGCACACAGGCAGCAAGGTTAATGGCATCTGCAGGATCACCTGTAAACGCATGCATAGCCGGAGGAATCCTTGCATTCGGACAGAATCATGCAGGAGCAATAGAAATCGCCATGAAAACTCTCCAAGAGAGTGTGAAACTTTCAAAAATGTGCAACAGAACCGTAAATGAAACTGCTGAAAGTATAATGACAGATTTCAGAAGTATTGGGAAAAAAATACCAGGTTATGGGCACAGGTACCACACAGAAGATCCCCGGGCAAAAAAACTCATAAAACTTGCAGAAAAGTATGGTTGTTACGGGAAACACCTCAAACTTGCAGTCAAAATCGAAGAAATTCTATTTGACAATAAAGGAATTAAAATGAATATAGATGGCGCAAATGCAGCTATATTATCAGATATGGGGTTGAACTGGAGATTTGGCCCAGGAATATTCATAATTGGAAGGGTTCCGGGTATTTTAGCCCATGTAACTGAAGAAATGGAAATTGAAACACCCTTTAGAAAGATGATGGAACTGGATGAATTTTAA
- a CDS encoding DUF2085 domain-containing protein — protein MAAKIKNNWKKDSTEQSELKLKKVYICHRIPERTFKIGNHYFPVCSRCTGLYIGAFSYFLFVYFFYVQYSIALILSAAAMVTPTFLDGLTQFLGFRESNNTLRFATGLIGGLGLGILVKAFKWFLIS, from the coding sequence ATGGCTGCAAAAATCAAAAATAACTGGAAAAAAGATTCTACAGAGCAATCTGAATTAAAACTTAAGAAAGTTTATATATGCCACCGTATCCCTGAAAGAACATTCAAAATTGGAAACCATTATTTTCCAGTTTGTTCAAGGTGTACTGGCCTTTATATAGGTGCTTTTTCTTACTTCCTATTTGTGTACTTCTTTTATGTGCAGTATTCCATCGCCCTGATTTTATCGGCAGCAGCTATGGTAACTCCAACCTTTCTCGATGGCTTAACTCAGTTTTTGGGTTTTAGAGAAAGTAACAACACCCTAAGATTTGCAACGGGTTTAATCGGAGGTTTAGGGCTTGGAATTCTTGTAAAAGCATTTAAATGGTTTTTAATAAGTTAA
- a CDS encoding phosphate signaling complex PhoU family protein, with product MVNKANSTLKSVLDVILHENPSTQDEIADKLGLSRRYVTKLLQPLVKRGVVRRAYILDLKKFDEFSEMFNEEKTSREHAGTYLIKEMLKNMAEHVCEQFDMSFESFEKYDKDMATKALEMDYVSNNMHEKVRSSVDTVISINPYSEFSKTMIFSEIAYDLERIADHTGHIANFVLNGCYEVDEEMVSILKSMFKTSRKMVKYSVKAFLNEELDLKDKVMDYEEKIHALQKKALNNMAILMAEDDIVDKDRSTYYLSLSRVVKAFERIGDISVEIVDASGEFYRNIPRTTTPERFRRISKD from the coding sequence ATGGTAAATAAAGCAAATAGCACTCTTAAATCTGTGCTTGATGTCATACTTCATGAAAATCCATCCACACAGGATGAAATTGCAGACAAACTTGGATTATCAAGAAGATATGTAACAAAACTTCTCCAACCCCTTGTTAAACGGGGAGTTGTTAGGAGGGCGTACATCCTTGACTTGAAGAAGTTTGATGAATTCTCCGAGATGTTCAACGAGGAGAAAACTTCAAGGGAACATGCAGGGACTTACTTAATCAAGGAAATGTTGAAGAACATGGCAGAACATGTCTGTGAACAGTTCGACATGTCATTTGAATCATTCGAAAAATATGACAAGGATATGGCCACCAAAGCCCTGGAAATGGATTATGTTTCAAATAACATGCATGAGAAGGTTCGTTCATCTGTTGACACAGTTATATCCATAAACCCTTACTCAGAGTTCAGCAAGACCATGATCTTCAGCGAAATTGCCTACGATCTGGAAAGAATAGCAGACCACACAGGTCACATTGCAAACTTCGTCTTGAATGGATGTTATGAAGTTGATGAGGAGATGGTCAGCATATTGAAATCAATGTTTAAAACATCCAGAAAAATGGTTAAATATTCGGTAAAAGCATTTTTAAATGAGGAACTTGACCTTAAAGATAAAGTAATGGATTACGAGGAGAAAATCCACGCATTGCAGAAGAAGGCATTGAATAACATGGCTATTTTAATGGCTGAAGATGATATTGTGGATAAGGACCGCTCAACTTACTACCTTTCACTTTCAAGGGTTGTTAAGGCATTTGAGAGGATTGGAGATATTTCTGTTGAGATAGTAGATGCTTCAGGGGAGTTCTACAGGAATATTCCCCGTACAACAACACCGGAACGTTTCAGAAGGATTTCTAAAGATTAA
- a CDS encoding 4Fe-4S dicluster domain-containing protein, with amino-acid sequence MNIITERCGYCGACVSVCPKNILELKEDRVYLQEGCEECGSCVKVCPLGALEVGSRIERRNTK; translated from the coding sequence ATGAATATCATAACAGAACGTTGCGGATACTGTGGTGCATGTGTTAGTGTGTGCCCTAAAAACATCCTGGAACTTAAAGAAGACAGAGTATATCTACAAGAGGGATGTGAAGAATGTGGATCATGCGTAAAAGTATGCCCTCTTGGAGCCCTGGAAGTTGGGTCCAGAATAGAAAGGAGAAATACTAAATAG
- a CDS encoding geranylgeranyl reductase family protein produces MDKMNYDIVVVGGRIAGSISSLFASKNGANVLMIEKRQEIGTPVQCAEGTTLGTFETLEMKPSQKYICSNIEGANVHAPDGRVVRVKNETTKGYILERKIFDKELAIKSAKAGTDIMVKTIVKDLIIDNGKVCGVVANHLGETIEIKADVVIAADGVESTIARKAGLKTTKNTKDICSCAQYELVGLDVDPEFLEFYFGEKTAPGGYGWIFPKGEGIANVGLGVRGSAETAYHYLKKFTSKFDATPVELNVGGVPLSGPVKKTFTDGLIVVGDAAGQVDPVTGGGIHSTASCSRIAGEVTAEAVKKGDTNSKFLKRYDDLCRSKLGKSLELSLKYRKIADKLTDNDMNSLAEFLEYSDFNSISKISALKFLGKHPNLLKLLKDIL; encoded by the coding sequence ATGGATAAGATGAACTATGATATCGTTGTTGTAGGCGGTCGCATTGCAGGATCAATTTCCTCCCTCTTCGCATCAAAAAATGGTGCAAATGTTTTGATGATTGAAAAAAGACAGGAAATAGGGACTCCTGTCCAGTGCGCCGAAGGCACTACTCTTGGAACATTTGAAACCCTCGAGATGAAACCCTCCCAGAAATATATCTGCTCAAATATAGAAGGGGCAAATGTACATGCACCAGACGGCAGAGTTGTTAGGGTAAAAAACGAAACAACGAAAGGTTACATTTTAGAGAGAAAAATCTTTGATAAAGAGCTTGCCATTAAATCAGCGAAAGCAGGAACTGACATAATGGTTAAAACCATTGTAAAAGACCTGATAATTGACAATGGTAAGGTCTGTGGGGTTGTTGCAAACCATCTGGGTGAGACTATAGAAATAAAGGCAGATGTTGTCATAGCAGCAGATGGGGTAGAATCAACCATAGCAAGAAAAGCAGGTTTAAAAACCACTAAAAATACAAAAGATATATGTTCATGCGCTCAGTATGAACTGGTTGGTCTGGATGTTGATCCTGAGTTTCTGGAATTTTATTTCGGAGAGAAAACAGCACCGGGGGGTTATGGATGGATCTTTCCAAAAGGTGAGGGCATTGCAAACGTTGGTCTGGGTGTAAGGGGCTCTGCAGAAACTGCTTACCATTATCTCAAAAAGTTCACCTCAAAATTTGATGCAACACCCGTTGAACTCAATGTAGGGGGAGTACCATTATCAGGACCAGTTAAAAAAACATTTACAGACGGTTTAATTGTTGTTGGAGATGCTGCAGGGCAGGTTGATCCCGTAACTGGAGGCGGGATACATTCAACTGCTTCTTGTAGCAGAATAGCGGGTGAAGTTACGGCAGAAGCTGTCAAAAAAGGAGATACAAATTCAAAATTCTTAAAAAGGTATGATGATCTTTGCAGAAGTAAATTAGGAAAAAGTTTGGAGTTATCACTTAAGTATCGAAAAATAGCGGATAAACTCACAGACAATGACATGAATTCCCTTGCAGAATTTTTAGAATACAGTGATTTCAATTCAATTTCTAAGATATCTGCTCTCAAATTTTTAGGAAAACATCCAAATCTTTTAAAGCTTCTAAAAGATATTTTGTAA
- a CDS encoding HEAT repeat domain-containing protein, with the protein MEQYNSAFEPDIDDMREKKDVNGLIKALKNDDLLIRKNASIALKKVGDERAVEPLIKSLRYEKWQDEYIILSTVRENSAEAIGIIGDKRAVEPLINALFEDVDENVRWKAAYALGSISDKSAVKPLIEALNDARWVVRGHVANALGNIGDKSAVEPLISALNDEDWHVRKYAAVALGNMGDERAISYLVKALEDEDEDVRSRSIVALGNMGDTAIEPLINAFEDGNWCVKGKIAEIFGNTNDERSVGLLINALNGKNKKGTNKYVRGKAAEALGKIGDQRAVEPLIKALDEKYIYVRLKAEDALERIRSAGKVFWIMHYDDGEISFDYPTSWEVVEHMDEKKIIKGSCANSALTFSINRLEDVSDVSQEEFSEILKNVFLIQNSKILSSTTFKANGMDAYLLLGENPHVSMTKIMIIAFKKHDLLYYLWFSGEPGIFNTLNGDIDLIVESFRIHR; encoded by the coding sequence ATGGAACAGTACAACAGTGCTTTTGAACCAGATATAGATGATATGCGAGAAAAAAAGGATGTAAACGGTTTAATTAAGGCCCTTAAAAATGATGATCTTTTAATAAGAAAAAATGCATCCATAGCTTTGAAAAAAGTTGGAGATGAACGGGCTGTTGAACCCCTGATAAAATCTTTAAGATATGAAAAGTGGCAGGATGAGTATATCATTTTGAGTACTGTAAGAGAAAATTCAGCTGAAGCAATTGGAATAATAGGGGATAAAAGAGCTGTTGAACCTTTGATTAATGCATTATTTGAAGATGTGGATGAAAATGTCCGGTGGAAGGCTGCATATGCCCTTGGAAGTATAAGTGATAAATCTGCAGTAAAACCTCTGATCGAAGCCCTTAACGATGCCCGATGGGTTGTAAGAGGACATGTAGCCAACGCTCTTGGAAATATAGGTGATAAATCTGCAGTAGAACCTTTGATAAGTGCCCTTAACGATGAGGACTGGCACGTCAGAAAGTACGCAGCCGTTGCCTTGGGTAACATGGGTGATGAAAGAGCAATCTCTTATTTAGTCAAAGCCCTTGAGGATGAAGATGAAGACGTACGGAGTAGATCCATAGTTGCCCTTGGAAATATGGGCGATACTGCAATCGAACCTCTTATAAACGCTTTTGAAGATGGAAACTGGTGTGTGAAAGGGAAAATAGCAGAAATTTTTGGAAATACAAATGATGAAAGATCTGTTGGACTTTTAATCAATGCCCTCAATGGTAAAAATAAAAAGGGTACAAATAAGTATGTACGGGGAAAAGCTGCTGAGGCTCTGGGAAAAATAGGCGACCAAAGAGCTGTTGAACCTTTAATCAAAGCACTTGATGAAAAATATATATATGTGCGGCTTAAGGCAGAAGATGCACTTGAAAGGATTAGATCCGCTGGAAAAGTATTTTGGATAATGCATTATGACGATGGTGAAATATCCTTTGATTATCCCACAAGTTGGGAAGTCGTAGAACATATGGATGAGAAAAAGATAATAAAAGGAAGCTGTGCAAACAGTGCATTAACCTTTTCTATCAACAGGCTCGAAGATGTAAGTGATGTCAGTCAAGAAGAATTTTCAGAAATATTGAAAAACGTTTTTTTAATTCAAAACAGCAAGATCCTATCAAGTACAACATTTAAAGCAAATGGTATGGACGCTTATTTATTACTTGGAGAGAACCCCCACGTGTCTATGACAAAAATAATGATTATTGCATTTAAAAAACATGACTTACTGTATTATTTATGGTTTTCAGGAGAACCCGGAATTTTTAACACTTTGAATGGAGATATAGATCTTATAGTTGAAAGTTTCAGGATACATAGATGA
- a CDS encoding methylated-DNA--[protein]-cysteine S-methyltransferase — protein sequence MDENNTQIMISTYKYKNLYFAVGVSKAGKIVWIALPQENEKDAIADILKLYHPDQNIQFEVSNKYTDIAKKVCRVYNGEDVKFHLDSLDLNVDKSKRSSIKTQFERDVLLEVAKIPYGEVRTYKQIAEELGTKGYRAVGTAVGKNPFPIVIPCHRVVKSDLRIGEYRGGSEMKNEILKNEGIKINGDKITKK from the coding sequence ATGGATGAAAACAACACCCAAATCATGATTTCTACTTACAAGTACAAAAACCTTTATTTTGCAGTTGGAGTTTCAAAAGCTGGAAAAATCGTGTGGATAGCACTTCCACAGGAAAATGAAAAGGATGCAATAGCTGATATCTTAAAACTGTATCATCCAGATCAAAATATCCAGTTTGAGGTATCAAACAAGTATACAGACATTGCTAAAAAGGTATGCAGAGTTTACAATGGAGAAGATGTTAAATTTCATTTGGACTCCCTTGATTTGAATGTTGATAAATCAAAAAGATCAAGCATTAAAACTCAATTTGAAAGAGATGTTCTCCTTGAAGTTGCTAAGATTCCTTATGGAGAAGTTAGAACTTATAAACAGATCGCCGAGGAGCTTGGAACCAAGGGTTATCGTGCTGTTGGAACAGCTGTAGGCAAAAATCCATTCCCAATAGTCATACCATGCCATAGGGTCGTGAAATCAGACCTGAGAATCGGGGAGTATAGAGGTGGGAGTGAAATGAAAAATGAAATCCTAAAAAATGAAGGAATTAAAATAAATGGGGACAAGATCACGAAAAAATGA
- a CDS encoding 4Fe-4S dicluster domain-containing protein produces MKTLMVVDPQMCTECNDCITACRKEHGVARAKKTSTVPLFCLQCHPDKAPCKRICPTGAIKEENGTLIVDEDACILCRLCMIACPVGMLVINDEKKSVQKCTLCMDCDRIIPACVEACKDNVLKIFSVEDLEDLKKDMSYVNVFEEALKVYKDKI; encoded by the coding sequence ATGAAAACATTGATGGTCGTAGACCCACAGATGTGCACAGAATGTAACGATTGCATCACAGCATGTCGTAAAGAGCATGGAGTGGCGAGAGCAAAGAAAACAAGCACAGTACCATTATTTTGCCTCCAATGTCACCCTGATAAGGCCCCCTGTAAACGTATATGTCCAACAGGAGCTATAAAAGAAGAAAATGGCACGCTTATTGTTGATGAGGATGCCTGCATACTCTGTAGACTCTGTATGATAGCATGTCCTGTGGGCATGCTAGTGATCAACGATGAGAAAAAATCAGTACAGAAGTGCACCCTCTGCATGGACTGCGATAGAATAATACCGGCCTGTGTTGAGGCTTGCAAGGACAATGTGCTTAAAATTTTCTCGGTAGAAGACCTTGAGGATCTTAAAAAGGATATGTCTTATGTAAATGTTTTTGAAGAGGCATTGAAGGTGTATAAAGATAAGATTTAG
- the acsC gene encoding acetyl-CoA decarbonylase/synthase complex subunit gamma yields MQVTAMDIYRLLPKTNCAECGEASCMAFATKLSQKEIDLELCTPLAADELEKLENLLAPAVREITIGTGDKTVTFGGDEVLYRYELTYYNPTPLVIDVSDNMDDKTFRKRVKLIEKTEFERTGEKLKLNAIALRNASGNNDNFAEAALKLKKSKFPLILCSLDPVAMKAALEKVGDERPLIYAATENNVEDMAALAIEYDCPIALFVQNDLEKMKELSRILRSKGIKDIVLDPGTFVGDGIGDTLDNFVMIRRLGITEGDDDFRFPLLGIPAVTWLSEKDEVEGGIKEATIAATLIDKYADILIIHGTNIWELIPILTLRQSVYTDPRKPQAVDPGIYEFGEVNEDSPVLMTTNFALTYYTVEGDLKSGKANCYLLVLDTDGRAVDVSIAGGQFNGKSVADLIKESGVEDKVKTRILMIPGLAAPVSGEIEDETGWEVKVGPRDSSAVAGVLLKLKENA; encoded by the coding sequence TTGCAAGTTACTGCAATGGATATTTACAGATTACTTCCAAAGACCAACTGCGCTGAATGTGGAGAAGCATCATGCATGGCATTCGCCACAAAACTCTCACAAAAAGAAATTGATCTTGAGTTATGCACTCCCCTGGCTGCAGATGAATTAGAAAAGCTTGAAAATCTGCTCGCCCCTGCAGTGAGGGAAATAACCATAGGTACCGGGGATAAAACTGTAACCTTTGGTGGGGATGAAGTTCTCTACAGATACGAGCTTACGTACTACAACCCCACACCTCTTGTAATAGATGTGAGCGACAATATGGATGATAAAACATTCCGAAAAAGAGTTAAACTCATAGAGAAAACTGAATTTGAACGAACGGGTGAAAAACTCAAGCTCAATGCTATAGCACTCAGAAACGCATCTGGAAACAATGATAATTTTGCTGAAGCTGCTTTGAAGCTTAAAAAATCCAAGTTCCCGTTGATACTCTGTTCCCTTGATCCTGTGGCCATGAAGGCAGCACTTGAAAAAGTTGGAGATGAAAGACCACTTATTTACGCTGCTACTGAGAACAACGTAGAGGATATGGCGGCACTGGCAATTGAATATGATTGTCCAATAGCATTATTTGTGCAAAATGACCTTGAAAAGATGAAAGAACTTTCAAGAATCCTTAGATCAAAGGGAATAAAGGATATAGTTCTTGATCCTGGTACATTTGTAGGTGATGGTATAGGTGACACCCTTGACAACTTCGTTATGATCAGAAGACTGGGCATAACAGAGGGAGATGATGACTTTAGATTCCCACTTTTAGGAATTCCTGCTGTAACATGGCTTTCAGAGAAGGATGAAGTTGAAGGTGGAATAAAAGAGGCCACAATTGCAGCAACACTCATTGACAAATACGCAGATATTCTGATAATCCACGGAACGAACATATGGGAATTAATACCAATTTTAACCTTAAGACAGAGCGTATACACAGATCCAAGGAAACCACAGGCAGTTGATCCGGGAATTTACGAGTTCGGTGAAGTTAACGAAGATTCACCAGTGCTCATGACCACAAACTTCGCCTTAACATACTACACGGTAGAAGGAGACTTAAAATCTGGAAAAGCCAATTGCTACCTTCTGGTACTTGACACAGATGGAAGAGCTGTGGATGTTTCAATAGCTGGAGGTCAGTTCAACGGTAAATCCGTTGCAGACCTTATAAAAGAATCTGGTGTTGAGGACAAGGTTAAAACCAGAATACTCATGATACCCGGACTTGCAGCACCTGTAAGCGGTGAAATCGAGGATGAAACAGGTTGGGAAGTTAAAGTAGGTCCAAGGGATTCATCTGCAGTAGCAGGTGTATTATTAAAGTTAAAAGAGAATGCTTAA
- the cdhD gene encoding CO dehydrogenase/acetyl-CoA synthase subunit delta, with protein sequence MDKMTQLLKLLEKTDSIEINEFRMDFEELELQLMPAVQRAVQQVAQKQATVAKDMGIKLPPSAPFAPPIHDYKGEVAEVQLGAGTRKPVFLGGQKALYRFEEPQPNAPVVTFDVFDIPMPGLPKPIREHFSDVMEHPGEWAKKAVKEFGANMVTIHLIGTGPKVMDKTPRQAAQDIEEVLQAVKVPLVIGGSGDPKKDPIVLEAAAEAAEGERCLLASANLDLDYKRVAKAAVDYNHAVLSWAITDINMQKSLNKYLMKEGLTQKDIVMDPTTCALGYGIEFSIDVVTRTRLAALRGDTDLQMPMSSGTTNAWGSREAWMKKDEWGPTAYRGPIWEIVTGLTMMLCGVDIFMMLHPSSVNMLKQIGETFTKEYMTTDVPDISGWITELE encoded by the coding sequence ATGGATAAAATGACACAGCTTCTTAAACTACTTGAAAAAACGGACTCTATAGAAATAAATGAGTTTAGAATGGATTTTGAAGAACTGGAACTTCAGCTGATGCCTGCTGTTCAAAGGGCTGTTCAGCAAGTGGCACAAAAGCAGGCTACTGTAGCAAAGGATATGGGCATAAAACTGCCCCCATCAGCACCTTTTGCACCCCCGATACATGATTACAAAGGGGAAGTGGCGGAAGTTCAGCTTGGGGCAGGCACAAGGAAACCAGTATTTTTAGGGGGACAAAAAGCTCTTTACAGGTTTGAGGAACCTCAGCCGAACGCTCCTGTTGTAACCTTCGATGTATTTGACATACCTATGCCCGGACTTCCAAAACCCATCAGGGAACACTTCTCTGATGTGATGGAACACCCTGGAGAATGGGCTAAAAAAGCTGTTAAAGAATTCGGGGCAAATATGGTGACGATACATCTTATTGGAACAGGACCAAAGGTTATGGACAAAACTCCACGCCAAGCAGCACAGGATATTGAAGAAGTTCTTCAGGCTGTTAAGGTCCCACTGGTAATAGGAGGTTCTGGAGACCCTAAAAAAGATCCAATTGTGCTTGAAGCAGCAGCTGAAGCTGCAGAAGGTGAAAGATGTCTTCTTGCATCAGCAAACCTTGACCTTGACTACAAAAGGGTTGCAAAGGCAGCTGTAGATTACAACCATGCAGTTCTATCATGGGCAATAACAGACATAAACATGCAGAAAAGTCTTAACAAGTACCTCATGAAAGAGGGCCTAACTCAAAAGGACATCGTAATGGACCCCACAACATGTGCGCTAGGTTATGGTATAGAATTTTCAATTGATGTTGTAACAAGAACCAGACTTGCAGCCCTCAGGGGTGACACAGACCTGCAGATGCCAATGTCATCCGGTACAACCAATGCATGGGGTTCACGTGAAGCATGGATGAAAAAAGATGAATGGGGACCAACAGCATACCGTGGACCTATATGGGAGATAGTAACAGGCCTTACCATGATGCTCTGTGGTGTTGACATCTTCATGATGCTCCACCCATCATCAGTGAATATGCTCAAACAGATCGGTGAAACATTCACCAAAGAATACATGACCACAGATGTCCCTGACATTTCAGGATGGATAACAGAACTTGAATAA
- a CDS encoding ATP-binding protein gives MIIAVSGKGGTGKTLVSSLIIKNLSKMGKDILAIDADPDSNLPEALGVDVDKTVGDVREELKKDTAAGNIPEGMNKWDMLDYKIMESIVETPLFDVLVMGRPEGSGCYCAVNNMLRRIIERLSSNYDLIVIDTEAGLEHLSRRTTQNVDTMLVVTDTSKRGILTAQRISDLSNELDISFKEMFLILNRVKAENENEMMKKVQEVGLDVIGTIYENKEVSEYDIEGTPLIDLSDDSDPVITVSKIVSQILNSN, from the coding sequence GTGATAATAGCAGTAAGTGGAAAGGGGGGAACAGGCAAAACCCTGGTATCGTCTCTTATTATAAAAAACCTTTCAAAAATGGGCAAAGATATACTTGCCATAGATGCCGATCCAGATTCAAATCTACCAGAAGCATTAGGTGTTGATGTTGATAAGACGGTTGGAGATGTTAGAGAGGAACTTAAAAAGGACACAGCAGCAGGCAACATCCCTGAGGGAATGAACAAATGGGATATGTTGGATTACAAAATAATGGAATCCATTGTAGAAACCCCACTTTTTGATGTTCTTGTTATGGGAAGGCCCGAAGGAAGTGGATGTTACTGTGCAGTTAACAACATGCTCAGAAGAATAATAGAAAGACTTTCATCTAACTATGACTTAATTGTAATTGATACAGAGGCAGGATTGGAGCATTTGAGCCGCAGAACAACTCAAAATGTTGATACGATGTTGGTCGTGACCGACACATCAAAGAGAGGTATATTAACAGCTCAGAGGATCAGTGATCTTTCAAATGAACTTGATATAAGTTTCAAGGAAATGTTCCTGATTTTGAACAGGGTCAAAGCAGAGAATGAAAATGAAATGATGAAAAAAGTTCAGGAAGTAGGACTTGATGTTATAGGAACAATCTATGAAAATAAAGAAGTTTCAGAATATGATATTGAAGGAACACCTCTTATAGACCTTTCAGATGATTCTGATCCTGTTATTACAGTTTCAAAAATCGTATCTCAAATTTTAAATTCAAATTAA